The following are encoded together in the Geobacter sulfurreducens PCA genome:
- a CDS encoding SpoIIE family protein phosphatase, producing the protein MGIPLRVLIIEDSEDDMLLVLRELRKGGYEPDHVRVETAAEMVAAMAARDWDLALSDYVLPRFSGMDALRLWREREEDLPFIVVSGKIGEETAVAAMKAGANDYLIKGSTSRLVPAIARELQEAEVRRKRREAEQALARSEERYRRLVAAVSNYTYTVELAEGHVIRTSHGQGCLPVTGYTSDEYNTRPTLWYEMIHGEDRDRVLASIARLEAKKGVVTLEHRIVRKDGETRWVRNTIVPTWDDTGRLTAYDGLIADITERKEGELTRQIQTVALKAAANAIVICAPEGRIIWANPAFTRLTGYLLDEVAGRGIGILNSGVHGKEFYRNLWHTIRSGTVWHGEMINRRRDGSLYPEEQTITPVRDERGAIRCFIAIKQDIAERKQAQEALLENARLACDMQLARQIQRSLLPETPPPVPGCRCAGRWVPAAHVGGDYYDFFPREDGSLDLVIADVSGHSVGAALIMTELRSVIRSLVHAGGTPAQIVGSLNALLHEDLSRAELIITLFYASYSPATHTLAFASAGHSPPLVCRRRGECRQIDAEGLILGVNPLVEYEQNEVTMAAGDILLLYTDGITEATGADGEFFGTARLARAMEEESGREPEELLDAILTRLRMFTGGVPSGDDICMALLKVGD; encoded by the coding sequence ATGGGCATTCCACTCCGCGTTCTGATCATCGAAGACTCCGAAGACGACATGCTGTTGGTGCTGCGGGAACTCCGCAAGGGGGGATACGAGCCTGATCATGTGCGGGTGGAGACCGCCGCCGAGATGGTTGCGGCCATGGCGGCGCGGGACTGGGATCTGGCCCTCTCGGACTACGTCCTCCCCCGCTTCAGCGGCATGGACGCGCTGCGGCTCTGGCGGGAGCGGGAGGAGGATCTGCCGTTCATCGTGGTGTCGGGCAAAATCGGCGAGGAAACGGCGGTGGCCGCCATGAAGGCGGGCGCCAACGACTACCTCATCAAGGGAAGCACCTCCCGGCTGGTGCCTGCCATCGCCCGCGAACTGCAGGAGGCGGAAGTGCGCCGCAAGCGCCGGGAGGCCGAACAGGCCCTGGCCCGGAGCGAGGAACGGTACCGGCGGCTGGTGGCCGCCGTGTCCAACTACACCTACACCGTGGAATTGGCGGAAGGGCACGTGATCCGCACCTCCCACGGCCAGGGGTGCCTGCCCGTGACCGGCTACACGAGCGACGAATACAATACCCGCCCCACCCTCTGGTACGAGATGATCCACGGCGAAGACCGGGACCGGGTGCTGGCCAGCATCGCCCGGCTGGAGGCAAAGAAGGGGGTGGTGACCCTCGAGCACCGGATCGTCCGCAAGGACGGTGAAACCCGCTGGGTGCGCAATACCATCGTCCCAACCTGGGACGACACGGGCCGGCTCACGGCCTACGACGGACTCATCGCCGACATCACCGAGCGCAAGGAAGGAGAACTGACCCGCCAGATTCAGACCGTGGCCCTGAAGGCGGCGGCCAACGCCATCGTCATCTGCGCCCCGGAGGGGAGGATAATCTGGGCCAACCCCGCCTTCACCCGCCTGACCGGCTACCTGCTGGACGAGGTGGCGGGCCGCGGCATCGGTATCCTCAACTCCGGCGTGCACGGTAAGGAGTTCTACCGCAATCTGTGGCACACCATTCGCTCGGGTACGGTCTGGCACGGCGAGATGATCAACCGGCGCCGGGACGGCTCCCTCTACCCGGAAGAGCAGACCATCACGCCGGTGCGGGACGAACGCGGGGCCATCCGCTGCTTCATTGCCATCAAGCAGGACATTGCCGAGCGGAAACAGGCCCAGGAAGCGCTGTTGGAGAATGCCCGGCTCGCCTGCGACATGCAGCTGGCCCGCCAGATCCAGCGATCGCTGCTGCCGGAGACGCCTCCGCCCGTGCCGGGTTGCCGGTGCGCGGGGCGCTGGGTGCCGGCCGCCCACGTGGGGGGCGATTACTACGATTTCTTCCCCCGGGAGGACGGCTCACTCGACCTGGTCATCGCTGACGTGTCCGGCCACAGCGTCGGCGCGGCTCTTATCATGACCGAACTGCGGAGCGTCATCCGCTCCCTGGTCCACGCGGGGGGAACACCCGCTCAGATCGTCGGTTCGCTCAATGCACTGCTCCATGAAGACCTGTCCCGGGCGGAGCTCATCATAACCCTCTTCTATGCCTCCTACTCCCCCGCCACCCACACTCTGGCCTTTGCCAGCGCCGGACACAGCCCTCCCCTGGTCTGCCGCCGCCGGGGGGAATGCCGCCAGATTGACGCGGAGGGGCTGATCCTCGGCGTCAATCCCCTCGTGGAGTATGAGCAGAACGAAGTCACCATGGCCGCCGGAGACATCCTTCTGCTCTACACCGACGGCATCACCGAGGCGACCGGCGCGGACGGGGAAT
- a CDS encoding cytochrome c has product MKSLQAGCVSAVLAAICIATPAGAFHSGGAAQCEGCHTMHNTSEGAAMTGSSARFQSGPFLLRGSDQSSACLNCHQQAGDTGPTSYHVSTAENDMPVGSPPLQLTPGGDFGWLKKSYSWAPAPGSASVEIRGEQHGHNIVAADFNYVADTTNINAPGSSTPYPSDSLHCSSCHDPHGAYRIVENGVQATSGKPIRGAGSYGSLPDAGSAVGTYRLLAGVGYKPKSLAGGPAFTHAAPFAVAPVVYNRSEESSDTRVSYGKGTSAWCTNCHALMHSAPGSSLHPADKQLGDVAQTYNAYRKTGSLDGTVATAYLSLVPFELGDVTDLTALKDAIATTAGPAATDKVSCLSCHRAHASGFSHMTRFAIDSNHITVADASGNAIWPDPVMNPSQAQGRTVAETRQAYYGRHPQAFSPYQRVLCNKCHARD; this is encoded by the coding sequence ATGAAATCATTGCAGGCGGGGTGTGTATCTGCGGTACTGGCGGCCATCTGTATTGCGACGCCGGCCGGGGCCTTCCATTCGGGCGGTGCGGCCCAGTGCGAGGGGTGCCACACCATGCACAATACAAGCGAAGGCGCCGCCATGACCGGGTCGAGCGCCCGCTTTCAGAGCGGCCCGTTTCTTCTCAGAGGATCGGACCAGAGCTCAGCCTGCCTCAACTGCCATCAGCAGGCCGGAGACACCGGTCCCACCTCGTATCATGTTTCCACTGCCGAAAATGACATGCCCGTGGGGTCGCCGCCGTTGCAGCTCACCCCCGGCGGCGATTTCGGCTGGCTGAAAAAATCCTATTCCTGGGCTCCCGCGCCGGGCTCAGCCTCGGTGGAGATTCGCGGCGAACAGCATGGTCACAACATTGTCGCCGCCGACTTTAACTATGTGGCAGACACCACAAATATCAACGCTCCGGGAAGCTCCACTCCCTATCCGTCCGACAGCCTCCACTGTTCCAGCTGCCACGATCCGCACGGCGCGTACCGCATTGTGGAGAACGGGGTTCAGGCCACGAGCGGCAAGCCGATCAGGGGGGCCGGCTCCTACGGCTCCCTCCCCGACGCAGGTTCCGCCGTGGGTACGTATCGACTCCTGGCGGGGGTCGGCTACAAACCCAAGTCCCTGGCCGGCGGCCCGGCCTTTACCCACGCAGCGCCTTTTGCGGTGGCGCCCGTCGTCTACAACCGGTCCGAAGAATCCAGCGACACCCGCGTTTCCTACGGCAAGGGGACTTCTGCCTGGTGCACCAACTGCCATGCCCTCATGCATTCTGCCCCCGGTTCTTCGCTTCACCCGGCCGACAAACAGCTCGGCGACGTGGCCCAGACCTACAATGCCTACCGCAAGACGGGCAGCCTGGACGGCACTGTGGCTACGGCCTATCTGTCGCTTGTCCCGTTTGAGCTGGGGGATGTGACCGACCTGACGGCCCTCAAGGATGCAATCGCCACCACCGCCGGTCCGGCCGCAACGGACAAGGTGTCGTGTCTTTCCTGCCACCGTGCCCACGCCTCCGGCTTCAGCCATATGACGCGGTTCGCCATCGACTCCAACCACATTACCGTGGCCGATGCCTCCGGCAATGCCATCTGGCCCGATCCGGTCATGAACCCCTCCCAGGCCCAGGGCCGGACCGTGGCCGAGACCCGGCAGGCATACTACGGGAGGCATCCGCAGGCGTTTTCTCCCTACCAGCGCGTGCTCTGCAACAAGTGCCACGCCAGGGACTGA
- a CDS encoding CxxxxCH/CxxCH domain c-type cytochrome, whose amino-acid sequence MFVGISPVLTGVDEVRAAIQCYQCHGTAATSDYRPEDSAFRAISTGGFKGNHRTHMASSATANSCTICHGTSGYQASHRDGTIAIASNINASPAVGTYSRGTSFAQSASVVPGTCSNVNCHFETVTPAWGSTPLASTADCGTCHGSAPATGSHPVGGSKHGAYYGTGTSSCGTCHPDHGAKEGTARFAHATSVGRDLQVSFAAAPNSGSGSYSGPVNDYLPSQSNVFGTCSGTYCHSPGTKSSAFDAPNQSAAWGGSLACNGCHKSDRSSGTAMTSGSHRAHVDGFGLGYATVRCVRCHGATVTSAMAIGTYGNHVNKLVNVAFDSTTTAKNGTYGGVSSPMTKAPGSAYGSCTNVYCHSSGQGNSGSWPPTYTTPTWGSAATGQCGTCHGINGDTHSGYGTPTIMTSGSHTRHLAYSFGITSDETRCATCHATTLTGFTPTVCSSSVCHNQISQKHANYEVNVGFPDYYGATAAYGGTPKPGDGYGSCTNIYCHSDGRDTLHYAQTPLTWGGASLGCTGCHGSATAPQNGSGGTTLSGKHAVHVNNAAIFGTNNSLGCVQCHNRTVSDNSTLLGTTGTQYHVNKTRDYYGTMAGSYNSGTKVCSNVYCHSSGQATPVYRTVAAWTSATGYGCNSCHGADSAFTAAAGEPNYANGGAGTATANSHQRHVASLGITATTGCAACHCRTVDATVTNKLRNYSTLHLNQARNVAMKAINGKSGTYDSNAKTCSATYCHGTSPSPAWGGSTACNSCHSARATDAHWAANSAHKIHWEGSVLPSSYAMTPGNGTGDAATYRFACSSCHSPSGGSAHAGGALAASQAAQVYFGYSAAGVRGSYTGTGTAYSNDNGFNWTAGSSGCTATYCHSGGAGQAGRSAVAWSTSAKTSYNCNLCHGNAAAPNNDWRRGAPLYASGSITYKGQAKGNAHGAHISAQTSLSAVYMQCAHCHGATTATSTAISDKRKHLNKSYDVSAGGTFRDGDNTANSTAVTIAYSYNVAGSSCSNVSCHPVGLDVTTTPSTPLTRSTSTAAWNSSYKCTDCHRIPMQDTDTYHHAMYDYGRTYPTTIPDGSATSGTNYTSRTCTMCHVDHTIFSPDLNVNSAGRSYNLRTAIGSTPTTTANFTNSDYSASGGGICISCHSTERTKSTVRRKQETNATKTPPVTLANYSGSAHQYNVPASFFSDGSRFQGNCSKCHNALVNETSVFMSYTGSGDSFGNHNSGIRRLQGSLGATGGEVAEEQICYRCHSLSSDADPGGGPPKAVANKDYYGVAPMSLASQDIFAANRDFRAANPTYSLTNKLYFKPAAAETPAEAMPNQHNTGDSFSGGTWVGRVMSPWETTVTYETKSQGTNLEGTSYWRMVTFTSPAVYSTTTVPAGNWIINLYCRESSTAQNARVRYMVYKWNNPADTMGATIIAKGTYATELSTAGAPGTVRQIPVSVGTLTLNAGEKIVVDLSLETTTTSTNGYTASFYFGSRAPSELTLPGSVAWTYADPGAPGYGHATQHYSGIHLPSRQNETLAYIAQNRHIECVDCHNPHATRNGLHGDYGIATGGSSTTLVNSNKNWVPNQWVGDYINIISGTGAGQTATISGNNATTVTVAGWTAPASGSVYRIIANNNAVSRSQRGVSGASVSYSGAWTNGTYTMVSEAAYEYQICFKCHAATNPTTNTLRYWNVTSPSLGAARWTNIGLEFNPNNASYHPVIQPLPSTGNRRLQATALTGGWQPGEVMTCSDCHGRDTSTSATAQGPHGSTVKWLLTGMYQNWPFTSAAANGTSSGGTLLTGTGTATPPANNFCFNCHTWAAGGNGHVKSSGGHSRPCVNCHIRVPHGGKVPRLLTGANAPSRYKPDGNGGAFSGSYLTSAILPASGYMGANNVSCSSICGARHTDNSIKAYSW is encoded by the coding sequence ATGTTTGTGGGTATTTCGCCGGTCCTGACCGGCGTGGACGAAGTCCGGGCAGCCATCCAGTGCTATCAGTGCCACGGAACCGCGGCAACCAGTGACTATCGCCCGGAAGACAGCGCGTTCCGCGCTATCTCCACCGGAGGATTCAAGGGAAATCACCGGACTCACATGGCAAGCAGCGCCACGGCAAACAGCTGCACGATCTGCCACGGCACGAGCGGCTACCAGGCAAGCCATCGCGACGGTACCATTGCCATAGCTTCCAACATTAATGCGTCACCGGCCGTCGGAACCTACAGTCGCGGCACGTCCTTCGCCCAGAGCGCCTCGGTGGTGCCGGGTACCTGCAGCAACGTCAACTGCCACTTTGAAACCGTGACGCCGGCCTGGGGCAGCACGCCCCTTGCCTCCACCGCCGATTGCGGTACGTGCCATGGCAGCGCGCCGGCCACCGGCAGCCATCCCGTCGGGGGGAGCAAGCACGGCGCCTATTACGGGACCGGAACCTCTTCGTGTGGCACATGCCATCCCGACCATGGGGCCAAGGAGGGTACAGCCCGTTTTGCCCATGCCACCAGTGTCGGTCGGGACTTGCAGGTCAGCTTCGCTGCCGCGCCGAACAGCGGCAGCGGCAGCTATTCCGGGCCGGTAAACGATTACCTGCCGAGTCAGAGCAATGTCTTCGGCACCTGTTCCGGCACATACTGTCACAGCCCCGGCACCAAGTCGTCGGCATTCGACGCCCCGAACCAGTCCGCAGCCTGGGGGGGGAGCCTGGCCTGCAACGGATGCCACAAGTCCGACCGTTCCTCGGGCACGGCCATGACCAGCGGCAGCCACCGCGCCCATGTGGACGGCTTTGGGCTGGGCTATGCCACGGTCAGGTGCGTCAGGTGTCACGGTGCCACCGTAACCTCGGCCATGGCCATCGGCACCTACGGCAATCATGTTAACAAGCTGGTCAACGTGGCGTTCGACAGCACCACCACGGCGAAGAACGGCACGTACGGCGGGGTGTCGTCTCCCATGACCAAAGCGCCGGGGAGTGCCTACGGCAGCTGCACCAACGTCTACTGCCACTCCAGCGGCCAGGGGAACAGCGGCAGCTGGCCGCCGACCTATACGACTCCCACCTGGGGCTCCGCCGCAACGGGGCAGTGCGGCACCTGCCACGGCATCAACGGCGATACCCACAGCGGTTACGGCACACCGACCATCATGACTTCGGGCAGCCACACCAGGCACCTGGCCTATTCCTTCGGTATTACCAGCGACGAAACCCGCTGCGCGACCTGCCACGCCACCACCCTGACCGGATTCACCCCCACGGTCTGCAGCTCCTCGGTCTGTCATAACCAGATCAGCCAGAAGCACGCCAATTATGAAGTCAATGTGGGATTCCCCGACTACTACGGCGCCACCGCTGCCTACGGCGGCACACCGAAGCCGGGTGACGGCTACGGCTCGTGCACGAATATCTACTGTCACAGCGATGGCCGGGACACCCTCCACTACGCCCAGACCCCCCTGACTTGGGGCGGCGCGTCCCTGGGCTGCACCGGCTGCCACGGGAGTGCCACGGCGCCTCAAAACGGCAGCGGCGGCACCACCCTGTCGGGCAAGCATGCCGTCCACGTGAATAATGCGGCGATCTTCGGCACCAATAACAGCCTGGGGTGCGTCCAGTGCCACAACAGAACCGTCAGCGACAACAGTACGCTCCTTGGGACCACCGGCACCCAGTACCATGTCAACAAGACCCGCGACTACTATGGGACCATGGCCGGCAGCTACAACTCCGGCACCAAGGTCTGCAGTAACGTGTACTGCCACAGTTCGGGCCAGGCCACACCGGTCTACCGGACCGTGGCCGCCTGGACCAGCGCCACCGGCTACGGCTGCAACAGTTGCCACGGGGCCGACAGCGCCTTCACGGCAGCGGCCGGCGAGCCCAACTATGCCAACGGCGGCGCCGGAACGGCCACGGCCAACAGTCACCAGCGCCACGTAGCAAGCCTCGGCATTACTGCCACCACCGGCTGCGCCGCCTGCCACTGCCGGACCGTTGACGCAACCGTTACCAACAAGCTGCGTAACTACTCGACCCTGCACCTGAACCAGGCGCGCAACGTGGCCATGAAGGCCATCAACGGCAAGTCCGGAACCTACGACAGCAATGCCAAGACGTGTTCGGCCACCTACTGTCACGGCACCTCACCGTCACCGGCCTGGGGCGGATCTACCGCCTGCAACTCGTGTCACAGCGCCCGGGCCACCGATGCCCACTGGGCAGCCAACTCCGCCCATAAGATCCACTGGGAGGGATCCGTCCTGCCCTCTTCGTATGCCATGACCCCGGGCAATGGCACCGGCGATGCGGCCACCTACCGGTTTGCCTGCTCGTCCTGCCATTCCCCCTCCGGAGGCTCAGCCCATGCCGGCGGCGCCTTGGCGGCAAGCCAGGCGGCCCAGGTCTATTTCGGTTACTCCGCGGCAGGCGTGCGCGGCAGCTACACGGGAACCGGCACGGCCTACAGCAATGACAACGGATTCAACTGGACCGCCGGATCCTCCGGCTGTACCGCCACGTACTGTCACTCCGGCGGCGCCGGTCAGGCCGGTCGTTCGGCCGTTGCCTGGAGCACCAGCGCCAAAACCTCCTACAACTGCAACCTGTGCCACGGTAATGCCGCTGCACCCAACAACGACTGGCGGCGTGGCGCCCCCCTCTATGCCTCCGGCTCCATCACCTACAAGGGCCAGGCGAAGGGGAACGCCCATGGTGCTCACATAAGCGCACAGACCAGCCTCTCTGCCGTCTACATGCAGTGCGCCCACTGTCACGGAGCCACGACCGCCACAAGCACCGCCATCAGCGACAAGCGCAAGCACCTGAACAAATCCTACGATGTCTCCGCCGGCGGCACCTTCCGGGACGGGGACAACACCGCCAACTCGACGGCGGTCACTATCGCTTACAGCTACAACGTTGCAGGGAGCAGCTGCTCCAACGTCTCCTGCCATCCGGTGGGCCTCGACGTGACCACCACGCCGTCCACGCCGCTGACGCGGTCCACCAGCACGGCTGCGTGGAACAGCTCCTACAAATGCACCGACTGCCACCGCATCCCGATGCAGGATACCGATACCTACCATCATGCCATGTATGACTACGGCCGGACGTATCCGACCACAATCCCCGACGGCAGCGCCACCAGCGGCACCAATTACACCAGCCGGACCTGCACCATGTGCCATGTGGACCACACGATCTTCAGCCCCGATCTCAACGTCAACAGTGCCGGCCGGTCCTACAACCTGAGGACCGCCATCGGCTCAACGCCCACCACGACGGCAAACTTCACCAATTCCGACTACAGCGCATCCGGCGGCGGTATCTGCATCAGCTGCCATTCCACGGAGCGAACCAAATCCACGGTACGGCGCAAACAGGAAACCAACGCCACCAAAACACCGCCTGTCACCTTGGCCAACTACTCCGGTTCCGCCCATCAGTACAATGTGCCGGCCAGCTTCTTCAGCGATGGCAGCCGGTTCCAGGGCAACTGCTCCAAGTGTCACAACGCCCTGGTCAACGAGACGTCGGTATTCATGAGCTATACCGGCTCCGGCGACTCGTTCGGCAATCACAACAGCGGCATCAGGCGGCTTCAGGGCTCCCTCGGCGCAACAGGCGGCGAGGTGGCTGAAGAGCAGATCTGCTACCGTTGCCATAGCCTGTCCAGCGATGCCGACCCGGGGGGCGGCCCGCCCAAGGCGGTCGCCAACAAGGATTACTACGGGGTGGCACCCATGAGCCTGGCGTCCCAGGACATCTTTGCTGCCAACCGTGACTTCCGGGCCGCGAACCCGACGTACAGCCTCACCAACAAGCTGTATTTCAAGCCGGCCGCGGCCGAGACACCTGCTGAGGCCATGCCGAATCAGCACAACACCGGCGATTCCTTCAGCGGCGGCACGTGGGTCGGCCGCGTCATGTCCCCCTGGGAGACCACGGTTACCTATGAAACAAAGAGCCAGGGCACCAACCTGGAGGGCACCAGCTACTGGCGCATGGTCACCTTTACCTCGCCCGCGGTCTACAGCACCACTACCGTCCCCGCCGGCAACTGGATCATCAACCTCTACTGCCGCGAGTCGTCCACCGCCCAGAACGCCAGGGTCAGGTACATGGTCTACAAGTGGAACAACCCCGCCGATACCATGGGAGCCACCATCATCGCCAAGGGGACCTATGCCACCGAGCTTTCCACTGCGGGAGCCCCCGGTACCGTACGCCAGATACCGGTGAGCGTGGGTACCCTCACCCTCAACGCGGGGGAGAAGATCGTGGTCGATCTTTCGCTGGAGACGACCACCACGAGCACCAACGGCTATACCGCGTCATTTTACTTCGGCAGCCGCGCACCCAGCGAGCTGACGCTCCCCGGCAGCGTGGCCTGGACCTACGCCGACCCGGGCGCCCCAGGTTACGGCCACGCAACCCAGCACTATTCAGGGATCCATCTCCCCTCGCGTCAGAATGAAACCCTGGCCTATATCGCCCAAAACAGGCACATCGAGTGCGTGGACTGCCACAACCCCCATGCGACCCGCAACGGGCTCCACGGCGACTACGGAATCGCCACCGGCGGAAGTTCCACCACCCTGGTCAACAGCAACAAGAACTGGGTGCCCAACCAGTGGGTCGGCGATTATATCAACATCATTTCAGGCACCGGCGCCGGCCAGACGGCCACCATCAGCGGCAATAACGCGACCACCGTTACCGTGGCCGGGTGGACTGCGCCGGCCAGCGGCAGCGTTTACCGGATCATCGCCAACAATAATGCGGTGTCCCGGAGCCAGCGCGGCGTGTCCGGCGCCAGTGTAAGCTATTCCGGGGCCTGGACCAACGGCACCTATACCATGGTAAGCGAGGCCGCCTACGAGTACCAGATCTGCTTCAAGTGCCATGCCGCCACCAATCCGACCACCAATACGCTACGCTACTGGAACGTAACCTCGCCGTCGTTGGGGGCGGCCCGTTGGACCAACATCGGCCTGGAGTTCAACCCCAACAATGCCTCATACCACCCGGTGATCCAGCCATTGCCATCCACCGGCAACCGGCGGCTGCAGGCGACCGCCCTGACCGGCGGCTGGCAGCCGGGCGAGGTGATGACCTGCTCCGACTGCCACGGCAGGGATACCAGCACCTCCGCCACGGCCCAGGGCCCCCATGGTTCGACCGTCAAATGGCTGCTGACGGGCATGTATCAGAACTGGCCCTTCACTTCAGCGGCGGCCAACGGTACCTCATCCGGCGGGACCCTGCTGACCGGAACGGGCACCGCGACGCCTCCGGCCAACAACTTCTGCTTCAACTGCCACACCTGGGCCGCCGGCGGCAACGGTCACGTCAAGTCGTCGGGCGGGCACAGCAGGCCCTGCGTCAACTGCCACATTCGGGTTCCCCACGGGGGCAAGGTGCCGCGCCTCCTGACCGGGGCCAATGCCCCATCCCGTTACAAGCCCGACGGCAACGGCGGCGCCTTTTCCGGTTCCTACCTGACCAGCGCCATCCTGCCGGCCAGCGGCTATATGGGGGCCAACAATGTCAGCTGTTCCTCCATCTGTGGGGCAAGGCACACGGACAACAGCATAAAGGCCTATTCCTGGTGA
- a CDS encoding cytochrome c biogenesis protein ResB — translation MERIKRFFLARGTVISFILLALCAITLAAFIPQRFLTSPEEMLAWQSAYPLFARWSSLLGLHHIYTHPGFALILAGGTISLAFSTRNQALTAWQRTVRPAGGTAGDRRFSVARAPAEVSRLLMTNGFIGQGIFDGEIRLVRHPWGYWGNTLLHFGMVLTIVASLCIALTQQQGVIHLAEGAIQHPSHPLLREEHGLLAGPLHLPDAVRLNRVSYRFGADLAVRELASTLTFLSDAGIAETRTVAINRILNHRGLRFYQGVEFGHAFFVEATGPTGEPKVFQLQFMHPDRPDLPSYNDFPNLLGDGSLVRAKYLVDGEGKTFDRASPLLTLRLDRDGQEVGRLPLQPGGEGAIGQYRFRLLGFAPWSRLIMVNVTGMPLIFAGFFVICLGGVLHYFTPPRQVSLAEGAGGGTTVSWRAARFSGFYRDEPDSLKRMVEREGVHD, via the coding sequence ATGGAGCGGATCAAGCGGTTTTTCCTGGCACGCGGCACGGTCATCAGTTTCATTCTCCTGGCACTCTGTGCCATCACCCTGGCAGCGTTCATTCCCCAGCGCTTCCTGACCTCGCCCGAAGAGATGCTGGCGTGGCAGTCGGCCTACCCGCTGTTCGCCCGCTGGAGTAGCCTGCTGGGCCTCCATCACATCTATACACATCCCGGCTTTGCCCTTATCCTTGCCGGGGGGACGATTTCCCTTGCCTTTTCGACCAGGAATCAGGCGCTTACCGCGTGGCAGCGCACCGTGCGCCCCGCCGGCGGTACAGCCGGGGACCGGCGCTTTTCCGTCGCCCGAGCGCCGGCGGAGGTTTCCCGCCTCCTGATGACCAACGGGTTCATCGGTCAGGGCATATTCGATGGGGAAATCCGGCTGGTGCGCCACCCCTGGGGGTACTGGGGCAATACTCTGCTCCATTTCGGCATGGTGCTCACCATTGTCGCATCGCTCTGTATCGCCCTGACCCAGCAGCAGGGGGTGATACATCTGGCCGAGGGCGCCATCCAGCATCCGTCTCATCCCCTGCTGCGAGAGGAGCACGGTCTTCTGGCCGGTCCGCTGCACCTGCCGGACGCCGTACGGCTCAACCGGGTCTCGTACCGCTTCGGGGCGGACCTCGCCGTGCGGGAACTGGCCTCGACCCTTACGTTTCTGTCCGATGCCGGCATTGCCGAAACAAGGACCGTTGCCATCAACCGCATTCTCAACCACCGGGGCCTCCGCTTCTACCAGGGCGTGGAGTTCGGTCACGCCTTTTTCGTGGAGGCGACCGGGCCGACGGGGGAGCCGAAGGTGTTCCAGCTCCAGTTCATGCACCCCGACAGACCCGACCTGCCGAGCTATAATGATTTCCCGAACCTGCTGGGCGACGGCTCCCTGGTGCGGGCCAAGTACCTGGTGGATGGGGAGGGAAAGACCTTCGATCGGGCAAGCCCTCTGCTCACCCTGCGCCTGGATCGTGACGGACAGGAGGTGGGGCGGCTCCCTCTGCAGCCGGGAGGGGAGGGGGCCATCGGGCAGTATCGCTTCCGGCTGCTGGGCTTCGCCCCCTGGTCGCGGCTGATCATGGTGAACGTAACCGGAATGCCGCTGATATTTGCGGGTTTCTTTGTCATCTGCCTGGGCGGTGTCCTTCACTATTTCACCCCGCCCCGTCAGGTGTCACTGGCTGAAGGGGCGGGCGGCGGCACGACGGTGTCCTGGCGGGCGGCGAGATTCTCCGGATTCTACCGGGATGAGCCGGATTCGTTGAAACGGATGGTGGAACGCGAGGGAGTGCATGACTGA
- a CDS encoding cytochrome c biogenesis protein — protein MTDQASVYVAMNWLAVCCYVVATVLNASGIIFRKAVVEQRSYWPLWLGLAVHSVSLVYWWRVVGHGPYMAPSEVLLSDAWIAMVLFLGFQRVFPRIRPTSLIVVPLVFLMVALANFYNPGIRSLPPTFSSIWLVLHISFYKIALGALIIALAFSIFYLLKARPAPPDWLRRLPDLEDLDLHAYRFAGFGFIFWAIGMLAGSIWAYKSWGRYWGWDPVETWSLITWLIFGTYLHLRRFFRMGGRAAAWFFIFGFIVALVALFASSHMGTSIHSEYFQ, from the coding sequence ATGACTGATCAGGCGTCGGTATACGTGGCAATGAACTGGCTGGCGGTCTGCTGCTATGTGGTGGCGACCGTCCTCAATGCCAGCGGTATCATCTTTCGGAAGGCCGTGGTGGAGCAACGCAGCTACTGGCCCTTATGGCTGGGGCTGGCCGTACACTCGGTCTCCCTGGTCTACTGGTGGCGGGTTGTCGGTCACGGTCCCTACATGGCCCCTAGCGAGGTGCTGCTGTCGGACGCATGGATCGCCATGGTGCTCTTCCTGGGCTTCCAGCGGGTATTCCCACGCATCCGGCCGACCAGTCTCATCGTCGTGCCGCTGGTGTTCCTGATGGTGGCGCTGGCCAACTTCTACAACCCCGGCATCCGTTCGCTGCCGCCCACCTTCAGCAGCATCTGGCTCGTGCTGCACATTTCGTTCTACAAGATCGCCCTCGGCGCCCTGATCATCGCCCTGGCATTTTCCATATTCTACCTGCTGAAGGCCCGGCCTGCCCCCCCGGACTGGCTCAGGCGCCTGCCTGACCTGGAAGATCTCGACCTCCACGCCTACCGTTTTGCCGGGTTCGGCTTCATCTTCTGGGCGATCGGCATGCTGGCCGGCTCCATCTGGGCTTACAAATCATGGGGGCGGTACTGGGGGTGGGATCCGGTAGAGACGTGGTCCCTCATCACCTGGCTGATATTCGGGACCTATCTGCACCTGCGGCGCTTTTTCCGCATGGGGGGGCGGGCGGCCGCCTGGTTCTTCATCTTCGGCTTTATCGTGGCCCTTGTCGCCCTGTTTGCGTCGTCCCACATGGGGACCTCCATCCACTCGGAGTATTTCCAGTAG